The following are encoded in a window of Bacillus sp. SORGH_AS_0510 genomic DNA:
- a CDS encoding metallophosphoesterase, which produces MAKKQTRRIFLKRSFGSVLTVLGLSSGGYLYANRIEPSLLDIQEQEMKHPLIPRGFHGIKMVQFSDTHLGFQYNLSQFKELVNKINNLQPDIILFTGDLMDEPNKYTEMNKLVGLLKKLHAPLGKYCIFGNHDHGGYGSNIYRNIMETTNFTVLLNEAKGIKLKDGSQIFLIGIDDAMLGRPNLPLALKNIPSDSFKILLSHAPDLAETAVQYPIQWQLSGHSHGGQVKLPFIGPLVIPPFAKNYPEGLYSIGEDQDFTLYVNRGIGTTRLPFRFMAKPELTIFTLFSSDEK; this is translated from the coding sequence ATGGCTAAAAAACAAACGAGGAGAATTTTTCTAAAACGATCATTTGGTTCAGTTCTTACTGTCCTTGGTTTAAGTTCTGGTGGCTATCTTTACGCCAATCGAATTGAGCCATCTTTACTTGATATCCAAGAACAAGAGATGAAACATCCTCTAATCCCTAGAGGGTTTCATGGAATTAAGATGGTACAATTCAGTGATACCCATCTGGGCTTTCAATACAATCTTAGTCAATTTAAAGAGTTAGTTAATAAAATCAATAATTTACAACCTGATATCATTTTATTTACTGGTGATTTAATGGACGAGCCCAATAAGTATACAGAAATGAATAAACTTGTGGGATTATTAAAAAAGCTGCATGCACCTTTAGGGAAGTATTGTATATTTGGCAACCATGATCATGGGGGCTACGGTTCTAATATATACCGGAATATTATGGAGACAACAAATTTTACTGTCCTTTTAAATGAAGCAAAAGGAATAAAATTAAAGGATGGAAGTCAAATCTTTTTAATTGGTATTGATGATGCCATGTTAGGGAGACCCAATTTACCATTAGCATTAAAAAATATACCGAGTGATAGTTTTAAAATTTTACTGTCACATGCTCCTGACCTTGCTGAAACTGCCGTGCAATATCCCATTCAATGGCAATTAAGCGGACATAGTCATGGTGGACAAGTGAAACTTCCATTTATCGGTCCACTAGTCATACCTCCATTTGCAAAAAATTATCCAGAAGGCCTTTATTCTATTGGAGAGGATCAGGATTTCACGCTATACGTAAATAGAGGCATAGGGACAACCAGGCTTCCCTTCCGATTTATGGCTAAACCAGAGTTAACTATCTTTACATTATTTTCATCAGATGAAAAATAA
- a CDS encoding EAL domain-containing protein, giving the protein MEHINNLLTNELNSGKASGKIQSIIFNIIFQHIQDMVFVMKVEEGLRFRYLFINEPGMIKANLTVDSIGKTFQEVLPNSFANSLQRKYEKVLKRKSVITFDDQIELNDGRKIYGETLLTPVFNQDHSISYIVAVTRDVTEWLHEKNKIIESEQRYKSIVEHNLDSIFTINLNGKILEANPAAALLTGYTEKQMINRSIYDLIAENDIDNFKSYLQKSCTGIALETNDCKIIHSRGYLLIVHIKTVPIVIHNEIKGLFVILKDLSEKVKNMEMIKFMAFHDQLTGLLNRRALLEQLNNQIHTPTHKINEFALFSIDLDRFKFLNDTLGHLAGDEILKKVADRLSQFQSDKCFIYRIGGDEFTILLLDTNQEMASSFVSKVFSVFSQSFYLNTQEYFISPSIGISLFPNDGNDAEMLIKNADEALFRVKERGKAHFQFYRTEMNSVFTNVVALETHLRKAIEKDELSLFYQPQVDVSTGEAKSFEALLRWNDREFGNISPNVFIPLAEDTGLIIPIGYWVIEKACQQIHTWNASGYTDIRIAVNISPKQFLHLNLVPFIYSMIQTYGIQPSSLEIEITEGAMQDKKETIPILKRLKELGVSISVDDFGTGYSSLSYLKQFPIDGLKIDRSFIRDIMVDQKDAAITRSIIHLGKNLGLEVIAEGVEDEQQLKFLAEAKCHKVQGFYFSKPLSADELKEKFLLNI; this is encoded by the coding sequence ATGGAGCACATAAATAATTTGTTAACGAATGAGTTAAACTCTGGGAAAGCCAGTGGTAAAATACAAAGCATTATTTTTAATATTATTTTTCAACACATTCAGGATATGGTTTTTGTGATGAAGGTAGAAGAAGGACTTCGTTTTCGTTATTTATTTATAAACGAACCTGGCATGATAAAAGCAAATCTTACTGTTGATTCGATTGGAAAAACGTTTCAAGAGGTACTTCCCAATTCATTTGCGAATTCCCTTCAGCGGAAGTATGAGAAGGTATTAAAAAGAAAATCAGTCATTACATTTGACGATCAAATTGAATTAAATGATGGAAGAAAGATTTACGGTGAAACGTTATTAACTCCAGTTTTTAACCAAGACCATTCCATTAGTTACATTGTTGCAGTGACTAGAGATGTGACTGAATGGTTACACGAGAAAAATAAAATTATTGAAAGTGAACAGAGATATAAATCCATTGTTGAACATAATTTAGATTCAATCTTTACCATAAATTTAAATGGTAAGATACTTGAAGCAAATCCTGCAGCGGCTTTATTAACTGGATATACCGAAAAACAGATGATTAACCGTTCTATTTACGATTTAATTGCTGAAAATGATATAGATAATTTTAAGAGTTATCTACAGAAATCATGTACAGGAATTGCTCTAGAAACAAATGATTGTAAGATAATCCACTCCAGAGGTTACTTACTGATTGTTCATATTAAAACTGTTCCGATTGTGATTCATAACGAAATAAAAGGACTGTTTGTGATATTAAAAGATCTTTCTGAAAAAGTAAAAAATATGGAAATGATAAAATTTATGGCATTTCATGACCAATTAACTGGATTATTGAATCGTCGTGCATTATTGGAACAGTTAAACAATCAGATACATACACCGACCCATAAGATAAATGAATTTGCATTATTTTCTATTGACCTAGACAGATTTAAGTTTCTTAATGATACACTTGGCCATCTTGCAGGAGATGAAATATTAAAAAAGGTTGCTGACCGTCTATCACAGTTTCAAAGTGATAAATGCTTTATTTATCGCATTGGCGGAGATGAGTTTACTATTTTATTACTTGATACCAATCAAGAAATGGCTAGTTCTTTTGTAAGTAAAGTATTCTCTGTTTTTTCTCAGTCCTTTTATTTAAACACTCAAGAGTATTTTATTTCACCAAGCATCGGGATTAGTTTATTTCCGAACGATGGAAATGATGCTGAAATGTTAATTAAGAATGCAGATGAGGCGCTTTTTCGAGTGAAGGAAAGAGGAAAGGCGCATTTTCAATTTTATCGGACAGAAATGAATTCAGTATTCACAAATGTTGTCGCGTTGGAAACACACCTAAGAAAAGCAATTGAAAAAGATGAGCTTTCATTGTTTTATCAGCCTCAGGTTGACGTTTCTACGGGGGAAGCTAAGAGTTTCGAAGCGCTACTAAGGTGGAATGATCGGGAATTTGGAAATATTTCACCCAATGTTTTTATTCCTTTGGCGGAGGATACAGGATTAATTATCCCTATCGGTTATTGGGTCATTGAAAAGGCATGTCAACAAATTCATACTTGGAATGCTTCTGGCTATACTGATATTCGGATTGCGGTTAATATTTCACCAAAACAATTTCTTCACTTAAACTTGGTACCTTTTATTTATTCTATGATTCAAACCTACGGGATACAGCCATCTTCTCTAGAAATTGAAATTACAGAAGGGGCTATGCAAGATAAAAAGGAAACTATTCCTATCTTGAAAAGGTTAAAAGAATTAGGGGTCTCCATTTCCGTTGATGACTTTGGAACCGGTTACTCTTCATTAAGTTACTTAAAGCAATTTCCGATTGACGGATTAAAAATTGATCGCTCCTTTATTAGGGATATAATGGTTGACCAAAAGGATGCAGCTATTACTAGGTCGATTATTCATCTTGGAAAAAACCTGGGGCTTGAAGTGATTGCAGAAGGGGTTGAGGATGAACAACAACTAAAATTTTTGGCAGAAGCAAAATGTCATAAAGTTCAAGGCTTTTATTTTTCGAAACCACTCTCTGCAGATGAACTTAAGGAGAAATTTTTATTAAATATTTAA
- a CDS encoding YkyB family protein: MKGEQLLNHDQKNPLSKTNLTIENLAQAVFIVNRHAKTATNPKFLYKLKQEALKKLIQEGKAKKVGLHFSQNPRNSQQQSDVLVECGSYTFHIPPIKSDFHMLPHLGKLDGRVRNPKATLSLSYAKSLLQTYTGISEMEKQSSISNRNTRSYQKPIFKKLGERYS; this comes from the coding sequence ATGAAAGGAGAACAACTCTTGAATCACGATCAGAAAAATCCCCTATCAAAAACGAATCTTACTATAGAAAACCTCGCTCAAGCAGTTTTTATCGTGAATCGCCATGCAAAAACAGCAACTAACCCCAAATTTTTGTACAAATTAAAACAGGAAGCGTTAAAAAAACTTATCCAAGAAGGCAAGGCAAAAAAAGTAGGCCTCCACTTTTCACAAAACCCAAGAAATAGCCAACAGCAATCTGATGTACTTGTTGAATGTGGTAGTTACACCTTCCATATCCCTCCAATTAAATCCGATTTTCACATGCTTCCTCATTTAGGTAAACTTGATGGACGTGTTAGAAATCCAAAAGCAACACTTTCATTAAGTTATGCTAAGTCCTTATTACAAACCTATACAGGCATTTCTGAAATGGAAAAACAATCATCTATTTCGAATAGGAATACCCGTTCATACCAAAAACCGATATTTAAAAAACTAGGAGAAAGATATTCTTAA
- a CDS encoding aminotransferase A has protein sequence MEHLVNKRVKNIEISGIRKFFNMVSHIDDLISFTIGQPDFPTPEHVKLAGIEAIQEDFTSYTHNAGTIELRKAACDFVEKKYGLNYQADSEVIVTMGASEAIDIAFRTILAEGTEVILPGPIYPGYEPIIRMMGAVPVHVDLRENQFRFTLETIKPFITDNTRCIVLPYPSNPTGVSLLENELKDIALFLKEKDIFVLADEIYSELTYDQEHTSIAQFLKDKTIVINGLSKSHSMTGWRIGFLFAPENITKHILKVHQYNVSCANSIAQRAALEALTVGINDASVMKEEYVLRRDYVFERLTSMGLETVKPDGAFYFFVKIPNAIPLNSFDFAIKLVNETKVAVVPGSAFSEYGEGYFRLSFACSMETLKQGLDRIEHFILNSK, from the coding sequence TTGGAACATTTAGTGAATAAACGTGTAAAAAATATCGAAATATCCGGTATTAGAAAATTCTTCAATATGGTCTCTCATATAGATGACCTTATCTCATTTACCATAGGACAACCTGATTTCCCTACACCAGAGCATGTCAAACTAGCTGGTATTGAAGCAATTCAAGAGGATTTTACATCCTATACACATAATGCAGGAACGATTGAACTTCGGAAGGCTGCCTGTGATTTTGTTGAGAAGAAATACGGTTTAAACTATCAAGCTGATTCCGAAGTTATTGTAACTATGGGGGCTAGCGAGGCGATTGATATCGCTTTTCGAACGATATTAGCGGAAGGAACAGAGGTTATTTTACCTGGTCCAATCTATCCTGGGTATGAACCAATTATTCGCATGATGGGTGCTGTGCCTGTACACGTTGATTTAAGAGAAAATCAATTTCGGTTTACTTTAGAAACCATTAAGCCATTTATTACTGATAACACACGCTGTATTGTGCTTCCTTATCCGTCCAACCCAACTGGGGTCAGCCTGTTAGAGAATGAGCTTAAAGACATTGCCCTTTTCCTAAAAGAAAAAGATATTTTTGTGCTTGCAGATGAAATATATAGTGAGCTTACTTATGATCAAGAACATACTTCTATTGCACAATTTCTTAAAGACAAAACCATAGTGATTAATGGTTTATCGAAATCACATTCCATGACTGGTTGGAGAATAGGCTTCTTATTTGCCCCAGAAAACATCACAAAGCATATATTGAAAGTTCACCAATATAATGTCTCATGTGCAAATTCTATTGCACAGAGAGCAGCGTTAGAGGCTTTAACTGTAGGGATCAATGATGCATCTGTTATGAAAGAAGAATATGTATTAAGAAGAGATTATGTGTTTGAGCGGTTAACATCTATGGGCCTCGAAACAGTTAAGCCGGATGGTGCCTTTTATTTCTTCGTAAAAATACCAAACGCAATCCCTTTAAATAGCTTTGATTTCGCCATTAAATTAGTAAATGAAACAAAGGTAGCAGTCGTGCCAGGCAGTGCTTTTTCAGAATACGGAGAAGGATATTTCCGGCTTTCTTTCGCTTGTTCCATGGAGACCTTAAAGCAAGGACTCGACAGAATAGAACATTTTATCCTAAACTCTAAATAA
- a CDS encoding NAD(P)-dependent oxidoreductase: protein MKLLYKPRNTIIGFIGIGVMGKSMAGHLLNAGYSLVVYSRTKEKAMELVEKGAEWVETPKEVAEKANVVFTIVGYPVDVEEVYFGENGLLPNAQEGSVMIDMTTSAPSLAVKINEEAKRRGIHTIDAPVSGGDVGAKEAKLSIMVGGEKDVFEAVYPLLQHLGTNIVYQGNPGAGQHTKMCNQIAIASNMIGVCEAIIYAEKAGLDPETVLKSITTGAAGSWSLSNLAPRMLKGNFEPGFYIKHFIKDMKIALDEAERMDMPVPGLALAKSLYEQLALNGEENSGTQALYKYWKH from the coding sequence ATGAAATTGTTGTACAAACCAAGAAATACAATAATAGGTTTTATAGGTATTGGTGTAATGGGGAAAAGTATGGCAGGACATTTATTAAATGCAGGTTACTCCTTAGTTGTTTACTCCAGAACCAAGGAAAAAGCAATGGAGTTAGTAGAAAAAGGTGCAGAATGGGTCGAAACACCTAAAGAAGTCGCTGAAAAGGCAAATGTTGTTTTCACCATTGTGGGTTATCCGGTTGATGTTGAAGAGGTGTATTTTGGCGAAAATGGCCTACTTCCTAATGCGCAGGAAGGTAGTGTTATGATTGATATGACTACTTCAGCTCCGTCTCTAGCAGTAAAAATAAATGAAGAGGCCAAGAGAAGAGGGATACACACTATCGATGCTCCTGTTTCTGGAGGAGATGTTGGAGCGAAAGAGGCCAAGCTATCCATTATGGTTGGCGGTGAAAAGGATGTATTTGAAGCAGTGTATCCGCTTTTGCAACACTTGGGTACTAATATAGTTTATCAAGGGAATCCGGGGGCAGGGCAGCATACAAAAATGTGCAATCAAATTGCGATTGCTTCTAATATGATAGGTGTCTGCGAAGCAATTATTTATGCAGAAAAGGCGGGACTTGATCCTGAAACTGTATTAAAAAGCATTACAACTGGGGCAGCAGGCAGCTGGTCTTTAAGCAATCTTGCTCCAAGAATGTTAAAGGGGAATTTTGAACCTGGTTTTTACATAAAACATTTCATCAAGGATATGAAAATTGCATTAGATGAAGCTGAACGCATGGATATGCCAGTTCCCGGACTCGCTTTAGCAAAATCTTTATATGAGCAATTAGCTCTCAATGGAGAAGAAAATAGCGGGACTCAAGCTCTTTATAAATATTGGAAGCATTAA
- a CDS encoding SDR family oxidoreductase, whose amino-acid sequence MELNLAGKNALVVASSQGLGFAIAERLVKEGVNVMISGREEDKLRQKANELQEIGMGKVAYQRADVTNLNDIHQLVSAVNDTFGGLQLLVNNAGGPRAGAFEDLTDEDWQTSFELNLLSYVRIIRAALPYLKQEGGRILNIASSSIKEPIPGLILSNTFRTGIVGLSKTLASELAPYNILINTIAPGRIATERVKHLDQVNADKLGIEREAVEQQVKAGIPLKRYGTPEEFANVATFLLSDANSYMTGSAFLVDGGMVKAI is encoded by the coding sequence TGTTGCTTCCAGTCAAGGGCTTGGGTTTGCCATTGCAGAACGCCTTGTAAAAGAAGGCGTTAATGTCATGATCTCGGGTCGAGAAGAAGATAAATTAAGACAAAAAGCCAATGAACTTCAAGAAATCGGGATGGGGAAGGTTGCTTATCAAAGAGCAGATGTTACTAACCTCAATGATATCCACCAGTTAGTTTCTGCAGTGAATGACACGTTCGGAGGTCTACAGCTCCTTGTCAATAACGCAGGTGGTCCTCGAGCAGGTGCTTTTGAAGATTTAACAGATGAGGATTGGCAGACTTCTTTTGAACTGAATTTGTTATCCTATGTACGTATCATACGGGCTGCACTGCCATACTTAAAGCAAGAGGGAGGAAGAATCTTAAATATCGCTTCCTCATCTATTAAAGAACCTATACCTGGTTTAATTCTTTCAAACACATTCCGCACAGGAATCGTGGGCCTATCAAAAACATTAGCTTCAGAGTTAGCTCCGTATAATATCTTAATTAATACGATAGCTCCAGGAAGAATAGCAACAGAGCGTGTAAAGCACTTAGACCAAGTAAATGCTGATAAACTTGGTATAGAGAGGGAAGCGGTTGAACAGCAAGTAAAGGCAGGTATTCCGTTAAAAAGATACGGCACACCTGAGGAATTTGCCAATGTTGCAACGTTTTTACTTTCTGATGCAAATTCTTATATGACAGGTAGTGCTTTTCTCGTTGATGGGGGAATGGTAAAGGCTATTTAA